The sequence GATCTCGACATGGTTCCGCTCACGCTCGGTGCCATGCCGGTTGACGATCTCCGCCGCCTTCGCGATCCGGGCCTTGGCCTGCACAGGCTCGGCGCGTATCGCGTGCAGGCGGGCGCGAGCCGCATGGGCGAGGGCGAAGTCGGGATCGGCCGCGGCCGCCTCCTCCAGGACCTCCGCCGCGCCCGGCCAAGCCGAGAGAAGGAGGTCGACCCCCTCCCGGTAGCGCCCGGCCGCGCGGTCTGAAGTGGTCGAGAGCGGCAGGCCGCGGTGGTCGAGGCGGGCTATGGCGAGGCTCCTCCCATCTGGAAACAGGTCAAGGCATGGGCGGCGGCCCAGAGGGCACCATCCCTCGCCGGATACTAGCCCGCCTCGCCTTGTCTGTATTTCGATGTTCAGCCATTTCATGTATATTAACAGCCAAATCCGGAGGAGGATCATGATCTGGGGGACGGTCACCGCACCGCCCGGCCTGCCCGCCCCGAAGCCGATGACGGTGCGTGCTCAGTCCATTCCGGCGCGTCACTTCTTCCCGGAACACGCCCATGGCTGGAACCAACTGGTCTATGCCATCTCCGGGGTGCTGACCGTGGCCGTGGAGGGGCGATCCTTCGCGATCTCGCCTGAGCAGGCGGTCTGGCTCCCGACCGGCCTGCCGCACCGGGTGGGTTCGTTGCTCGGAGCGGAATTCCGCAGCCTCTGGATCGCCGACGAGGCCGGCGCTGGTCTGCCGGAGACTCCCACTGTCATCGCCGTCAAGCCGCTTCTGAAGGCATTGATCGTCGAGGCGGCCGAGATCGAGGGATCTGATGACCGTGACGGCTATGCGGGCCGCGTCGCGGGCCTGATCCTCGATCAGCTCCGACGCGCACCATCCCTCTTCGGCGCCCTCCCATGGCCGCGCGAGGGGCCCCTGGCGATCGTGTGCGAGGCTCTCTACGCCGATCCGTCCGATCCCCGTGGCCCGGAGGAGTGGGGGCGGGCAACCGGGATCTCGGCGCGGACCCTGGCGCGGCGTTTCGAGGCGGAGCTGGGTATGAGTCTGCGGTCGTGGCGGCGGCGCCTGCGGGTCTTCAAGGCGATCGAACTGCTGGGCGGCGGAATGGGCGTGACACAGACCGCCATGGAACTCGGCTATGGCTCGGCCGCAGCCTTCGTCTATGCTTTCCGCACCGATATGGGATGCAGCCCCCAGGCCCATATGCGCGGGCGAGTGGCGGGCCGGGGCATTCTCGCGGCCTCCGAGGGCAGGACACATCACACCCTCCGGTCTCTATGAACTGGACCTGGTCCGGTCCATGAAGGAAGGAACGTTGCCGGAGCCCCCATGCGGATCGCCAACATCCACACCGCCCAGAGCCGTCTCTCGCGACCCATCAGCGAATGACCCCATCCGGCAGGACAGAGAACATGGAACGGCGGGTCGCGCTCTTTGTCGATTTCGACAATGTCTTCAGCGCCTTGTGCCTGCAGGCACCCGAAGCCGCCGAGATCTTCGTCGCAGAACCCGGGCACTGGCTCGACTGGATCGCGCAGCGCGACGCACCGCAGCCGGGGCGTGGCGGGACGGATCGCGCCGTGCAGCGCCGAATCCTGGTGCGGCGCTGCTACCTCAACCCGGTCGGCTCCCTGGTCCTGCCCGATGGCGAGCGCGTGTTCTTCGGCAGTTTCCGCGACAAGCTCGTGCGCGCGGGTTTCCAGATCACCGACTGCCCTCCGCTGACCCGTGGCGGCAAGACCAGCGCCGATATCGTGCTGGTCATGGACGTGCTGGACGCCCTCAGCCATGCGACGCGCTTCGACGAGTTCGTGCTGGTGTCGAGCGATGCCGACTTCACACCGGTGCTGCAACGCCTGCGCGCGCATGACCGGCGGACCACCGTGGTCGCGGTCGGCAATGCCGCCGAGGCCTACCGCGCCGCCGCCGACGAGGTGGTCGGCAGCGAGGTCTTTATCGGGCAGGCCCTGGGCTGGGCGCCGGAGCGGCGCGATCCCCCTGCCCCGCAGGCCGGTCCCCCGATGCCCGGAGGGAAAGTGCCAGCGCCGATACGGGACATGCCGGATGCGGCCTCGGACCCTGCCGCGGCGCGAGAGGCCATCCTTTCGCTGGTGCTGGAGGAGCTTTCCCAGTCCCCTGCCCCGCTTCACCTGCCGGCCCTGGGCAAGCGCCTGCAGGCGCGCCTGGGATCGCTGCTACGGAGTTCGGCCTATGGCGGCGCCGGCAGTCTGGCCCGCCTCATCGCCACCGCCGGCGATCCGCGCCTCAAGCTGATTCCCGGCCCGGGCGGCGGCTGGCTGCGCGATCCCTTCCGGCATCCATCCGCGCCTGAGGGAGAATGAGGCGGGCTGCCTGTTGAAGCACGGCAGCGCAGGCGGATGGGGGCTGTGACTGCCGCGCCCCTCGACCCGTTCAGCGCATAGCGCCTGGGGTATCGGCCTCGCCATCGGGCAGGCGCTGGTAGATCTGCCGCCTGTGCCGGCCCACGGGAACCTCCAGCACTTTCCGATAGTGCCGGGCCAGTTCATCCTCCACGGCCGCCAGGCTTTCCGCATTGCTGCGGGGCTGCATCCCTTCCCAGGTCACCACCATGCCCGGATGTGTCGCGAAGATCCGATGGATCTCGGTGACCTGATCGACCCCGATGGCGCCTGCCTCCTTCCGGTCGCTGAGGTGGCTCGGGAAGGCGTAGCGGGTCGGGATGCAACTGCCCGTCAGGTGGTACAGCACCGGCTCCCCATCGAAGACGTAGAGGCAACCCTTCAGCCGGGGCTGGATGAAGGGCACGATCCTTTGGATCTCGGTACCGTCGCCGCGTTGCCGGATGTGCTTCGTGACGAGGACGAAGCTCGCGACCAGTCCGAACAGGATCACGGGCAGGGCCGCTGGCAGGCGCGGCGTCCAGGCCGCGCGGCCCAGCTTCAGGCCGGTCCTCCAGCACGTGCCGAACGCCGGAGCGGCCATGGCCGAGAGCGGGACGAGCAGTGGCAGCGCGTAGTGTGAGTAGTAGGTCCCGAAGGCCAGAAAGCCGGCGAGGGCCGCCAGCGACCACGCCGTCACGAAATCCTGTGCCGCCACGGCATCCCGGCCACTCCCGGGCCGGATCAGTCGCCTGGGATAGCGGCTCAGAGCCGCGGCCAGCAGCAGCGGCGCGAGCAGGAGGAGGATCGACCCCAGACGCAACAGGCTTGAGCCCTCGCCGAAGGTGCTGCGCTCGAAGACCGACAGGAAATTCGCGTGGAGGAAGGCCTCACCCTGGCCTCGCAGCAGGTAGAAGGCCAGGGCCGCCACGGTGGGCAGCAGGCCGCATGCGATCCAGGCGGCTCCATGGAGCATGAGCACGGTGGGGCGGATCCCGGCGCGCCAGCCCTGCCAGAGCAGGACGCAGCCGAGAAACATCCCCTCGAACACTGCCGTGTACTTCGTCTGGATGGCCACGCCCGCGAGCAGCATGGCGGTACAGCCCAGGGTGAGCCGCGCGGCTGGGGAACGGCGACCCGCGCGCAGCGTCAGCCACGCCGCCAGAACGACGAACAGGTTGTAGAAGACCGGGGACTGACCGCCCACACCCTCAAAGGCGCCGAGGAAGGCCAGGTAGACCAGTCCGGAACAGAGTGCCCCGGCGCGCGTCGCGAAACTCGCCGCCACCGCAGCGATCATGCCGGCCGTCGCCGCGGCGAAGAGCGTCGCGACCACCTGATACTGGTAGACGCCCTCTCCCCCGAGCAGGCGGATGGCAGCATAGATCAGGAAGAGCCCGACAGGCTTGCGATCCCACAAATCGACGAACGGCAACGCGCCGTGCAACAGACGGTCGCCGACCAGGAGGTAGAAGGTCTCGTCCACACCCAGGGCGGGATTGCCGAAGACCGGAGCACGGATCACGAAGGCGAACAGCAGCAGGATCGCCGCGCAGAGGGTGAGCGGCATCTCGCGGGCGACATCCTCCTGCCCGGCGGCCGTGGAAAGCGGCTGGAGGGCAGGAGGATCGGGCACTGGCTGGCGCGCGGGGTCGGGCATCGACCGTTCTCCCCTGGGAAGCACGAAGCTTCTCCCAGCCCGCCTGGGCAAGGGCAACCCCGGCGGCACCGCTATCCGTGGTGGTGAGCAGGCCTGTTCCGGGAAGGGCATCATGCCGCCCGCAACTCATTGCCTGTCTTTCAGCCGGGACAACCGGGGTCGGGTCTCTTCCCCACGCCTGCCTCCGGTGCTGCGAGCAGGGGAAAATCCTTGCTCTCGGTGACCTGATGGTGGGCTTCGCTGCCGGCCGCGTCAGCCGGCAACAGGTCGAGGGCGAACTGGATGCGCCGGTGCTTCATCTTCAGCGCATGGGCCAGTGACTTCATCATCTACATCCTGGCAAGGCCAGCAAGGCTCTCAGTGTTGCGGAGCAATGACCCTGGTCGTCTGTAGGATGCGTGCCGGGGGCGGGTAGATGTAAGGCCCAAGCACCAGGAGCAGCGCGGAGGCGATAACCAGCAGCACCTCAAGGCCGATAAAGGCCGTCTCGTAGGAGCCCAGCGCCTGGAAGGTCCAGCCCAGCGCCCCCGCCCCGGCTGCCTGCCCCAGCATGACGAAGGAGAACATCGTGCCGTGGAGCGCCCCGAAGGCGCGCGTGCCGAAGTAGCGGCCGATGAGGAAGGACATCAGGTCGATCTCGGCGCCGATACCGAGGCCCAGCAGCACCGTCCCCACCAGGGGCCAGGGATAGGCGGCCTCGCTGCCCAGAAGCAGCAACCCCGCCAGAGGGCAGATCAGGAAGAAGACGCCGATATAGGGGGCGAAGACGCGGTCCATCAGCCAGCCCGCGAAGAGCCGCCCAACGATCAGCGCCAGCCCCGCCCCGGTCATGGCGGTCACGGCGAGTGCCGGCGGGATGCCGCGATCGGTCAGCATCGGCACCACATGCACCAGTGTGCCGTTGATGACAAAGGCAGCGATGCAGAAGGCCGCGACCATGGCCCAGTAGCGCCACATCCGCGCCGCCTCGGCGAAGCTGGCGCCGGAACTGCCCGCGCCATGCATGTGCGGAGCCTCCACCGCGGTCGGTTCCCGGACCACCAGCAAGGCCGGCAGGAAAGCCAGGATCATGATTCCGAGGCCGAGGCCGACATAGCCCAGCCGCCAGCCTATGCTGCGGATCATGAATTCGGAGGCCATGGGCACCAGCGCCGTGCCCATTCCCACGCCAGCCAGTGTGACACCGAGGGCAAGGCCGCGCTGCCGGTCGAACCAACGCGTAACGACCTTGGAATAGGAGGTCGGATTCTGGCCGACGCTGCACAGTCCGGCCAGGGCATAGAGGAAGAACACCATGGCCGGCGAGGCGTTGAGGAAGCACATGGCCGCCGTGGCGGCGGCGAAGAGCACGATGGAGACCAGCAACGGCCGCCGCACGCCATAAAGATCGAGCAAGCGGCCGAAGAAGGGCGTCGCCAGTGCCGCCATGAGGTTGGAGATGCCGATGGCCGCCGCCATGGTGCCGCGCCCGAAGCCCAGCTCCTGCGAGACAGGCTTGAGGAACACGCCGGCGGCAAAGACGTTGATGGAGCCCTGGCCGACGATCAAAGCCAGCGCCGAAGCCAGCGCGATGCTCCATCCGCGCCGGTTGCTGCCTTCCTTGAACATGTCCGTTCCCTTTGGTTCTTTTTGCGGGTGACCGCGCCCGCTCCGCTCTGCGGCGGATGACGGGCGCGGCTGTCGTCGTCAGACCTCGACCTTGCCCATGCGCTCCTTGGCCGCGTCGAAGAACATCATGTCGTCCACATTGGCGATGCGCGGGCGCCCCTTGGCCAAGCCGCGATAGAAGTCGCCCTTCGATACGGGCGCGACCTCGGCGATCATGCACCAGCTCTCGCCGCCATCGCGGCTGGCGAAGACCTGGCCATCCGTATCGGCGGCATAGAGGGCATATCCATCGGACCATGCCTCCAGCGTCAGCCCGCCCCACATGGCGCGCTGACCATTCGGCAGCCCACCCAGCAATGTCGTCCAGCTCTTCCCGCCATCGATGCTGCGGGCGATGCGGCCCCGGGCACGGCCCAGCCGGTACCAGTGCGGCGGCCAGCCCACCGCGCCGCCGACGAAGATCAGGTCCGGCTGGTCAGGATGCGCGACCATCGGCTCTGGATAGTCGAGTTCCGCGGCAAAAGCGTTGCGCTGCCAACTGGCGCCGTCGTCATGGCTTTCCATCATGCCGACCAGGCCGTTGGAGACGATGATCCGGCCGGGCCGGTCGGGATGCACGGCGATGCGGTGCATATCGACCTCGGCCGGGTCTGGGTCCACCGGCAGAGCGCGGAAGCTGTTGCCGCCATCTTCCGAAACCAGCAGCGCGCCCACCTCGATGCCGACATAGAGGCGGTCGCCCTGGATGACGATCTCCTTCACATGGCCCTGGTGCGGCGGCGGCGGAAAGAACCAGCGATGTGCATCCGGCACCTCGCGCAGCGCCGTCAGCTCCGCCCAGCTTTCACCGCCGTCGCGACTGATGAAGAGCGCGGCGGGCATGGTGCCGGCGATCAGCACCTCCTCACCCCGCAGGCGCCCGCTGCGGATGGCCCAGGCGTCGAACTGCGTGATGCCGTTGTTGACGAAGCGCCAGCTCTGCCCCGCATCATCGCTCCGCGCAACGCCACAGCCATGGGTGGCGGCGAAGAGCGCGCCATTCTCCAGTTGTGTCAGCCCGCTGACGAAGATCCCCTCCAGCGCACGGCCGCGCAGGAACCAGTTCTGCGCGCTCCGGCTTTCCAGCAGGAAGACGCCATCGACCGTGCCGATGGCCATGCTGCCACCGGGGGAGGCGACGCGATGCGCGTTCTCGCCCCCATTGGAGATCAGGATCATCCTTGCGTTCCTCTCGTTCTTCCTACAGGCGGCATTCATGTCACGGCCTCTCCGGTCAGGGCGCGGCGGCGCACGAAGCCCAGCAGCGAGCGTCCCAGCGTCTCCGCGTCCAGCCAGGCCGTCATCGGCACGATGTCCACGTCCTGGTGGCGGGTCTCCAGCTCGTCCAGCTCCGCATCCGGCATGATGCCGGCGAGCAGCAGGCCCGTGGCACGAGAGTGGGTGTTGTCGTTGCCGGGTACGATGCAGGTGGGCAGATCGAGCTGCCGCAACTCCGCCTCCGTCGCGCCGAGGATGGGCGTATGCAGGCCCTGCTCCAGGCTGTCGCGCCACTGGCGCATGATGCGGATGAAGCGCTCGGGCGGAACCGCGAGCAGGGTATCGGCGCGGGTGGGTTCCGCTTCGACCAGGTCACGGAAATGATCGGTGCGGATGACCTCGGCCATGCCACCGCGCTCGGCGGCCTCGATGAAGATCGTGTAGTAGCGCCGGGCCAAGCGTCGGACGGCGAACTCTCCGCCGGTCGGGCGCATCAGGAACAGGGCGCGGGCGATGCCCGGATGGCGCAGCGCCATCAGGATCGACATGCGGCAACCGGAGGATGAGCCGGCGAGGATGGCCTGCTCCGCACCCAGCCCCCGCATCAGGGCCACGGCGTCGTCAGCCCAGACCTCGAACTCGCTGGCCGTGTCCTCGATGGAGACACCGGAGCGGCCGGTGTTGCGGCGGTCATGCAGCAGGACGCGGCAGCCGCCGTCGGCAATGACGCCGGCAATGTCCCGCATCTCGTCCAGGCTGCGCCGGCCGCCCGGGGACAGCATCACCCAGGGACCGTCTTCGCCCAGAACCTCATGGTAGAGACTGGTGCCGCGGATGGAGGCGAAGGGCATGTCAGTACTGCCCCTTCGGCTCAAGGCCCAGGGCGAACTGGCCGGCCATGCTGCCCACCGCATCC is a genomic window of Roseomonas gilardii subsp. gilardii containing:
- a CDS encoding AraC family transcriptional regulator, translated to MIWGTVTAPPGLPAPKPMTVRAQSIPARHFFPEHAHGWNQLVYAISGVLTVAVEGRSFAISPEQAVWLPTGLPHRVGSLLGAEFRSLWIADEAGAGLPETPTVIAVKPLLKALIVEAAEIEGSDDRDGYAGRVAGLILDQLRRAPSLFGALPWPREGPLAIVCEALYADPSDPRGPEEWGRATGISARTLARRFEAELGMSLRSWRRRLRVFKAIELLGGGMGVTQTAMELGYGSAAAFVYAFRTDMGCSPQAHMRGRVAGRGILAASEGRTHHTLRSL
- a CDS encoding NYN domain-containing protein → MERRVALFVDFDNVFSALCLQAPEAAEIFVAEPGHWLDWIAQRDAPQPGRGGTDRAVQRRILVRRCYLNPVGSLVLPDGERVFFGSFRDKLVRAGFQITDCPPLTRGGKTSADIVLVMDVLDALSHATRFDEFVLVSSDADFTPVLQRLRAHDRRTTVVAVGNAAEAYRAAADEVVGSEVFIGQALGWAPERRDPPAPQAGPPMPGGKVPAPIRDMPDAASDPAAAREAILSLVLEELSQSPAPLHLPALGKRLQARLGSLLRSSAYGGAGSLARLIATAGDPRLKLIPGPGGGWLRDPFRHPSAPEGE
- a CDS encoding ArnT family glycosyltransferase encodes the protein MPDPARQPVPDPPALQPLSTAAGQEDVAREMPLTLCAAILLLFAFVIRAPVFGNPALGVDETFYLLVGDRLLHGALPFVDLWDRKPVGLFLIYAAIRLLGGEGVYQYQVVATLFAAATAGMIAAVAASFATRAGALCSGLVYLAFLGAFEGVGGQSPVFYNLFVVLAAWLTLRAGRRSPAARLTLGCTAMLLAGVAIQTKYTAVFEGMFLGCVLLWQGWRAGIRPTVLMLHGAAWIACGLLPTVAALAFYLLRGQGEAFLHANFLSVFERSTFGEGSSLLRLGSILLLLAPLLLAAALSRYPRRLIRPGSGRDAVAAQDFVTAWSLAALAGFLAFGTYYSHYALPLLVPLSAMAAPAFGTCWRTGLKLGRAAWTPRLPAALPVILFGLVASFVLVTKHIRQRGDGTEIQRIVPFIQPRLKGCLYVFDGEPVLYHLTGSCIPTRYAFPSHLSDRKEAGAIGVDQVTEIHRIFATHPGMVVTWEGMQPRSNAESLAAVEDELARHYRKVLEVPVGRHRRQIYQRLPDGEADTPGAMR
- a CDS encoding AAA family ATPase, with product MKSLAHALKMKHRRIQFALDLLPADAAGSEAHHQVTESKDFPLLAAPEAGVGKRPDPGCPG
- a CDS encoding MFS transporter: MFKEGSNRRGWSIALASALALIVGQGSINVFAAGVFLKPVSQELGFGRGTMAAAIGISNLMAALATPFFGRLLDLYGVRRPLLVSIVLFAAATAAMCFLNASPAMVFFLYALAGLCSVGQNPTSYSKVVTRWFDRQRGLALGVTLAGVGMGTALVPMASEFMIRSIGWRLGYVGLGLGIMILAFLPALLVVREPTAVEAPHMHGAGSSGASFAEAARMWRYWAMVAAFCIAAFVINGTLVHVVPMLTDRGIPPALAVTAMTGAGLALIVGRLFAGWLMDRVFAPYIGVFFLICPLAGLLLLGSEAAYPWPLVGTVLLGLGIGAEIDLMSFLIGRYFGTRAFGALHGTMFSFVMLGQAAGAGALGWTFQALGSYETAFIGLEVLLVIASALLLVLGPYIYPPPARILQTTRVIAPQH
- a CDS encoding WD40/YVTN/BNR-like repeat-containing protein, whose product is MILISNGGENAHRVASPGGSMAIGTVDGVFLLESRSAQNWFLRGRALEGIFVSGLTQLENGALFAATHGCGVARSDDAGQSWRFVNNGITQFDAWAIRSGRLRGEEVLIAGTMPAALFISRDGGESWAELTALREVPDAHRWFFPPPPHQGHVKEIVIQGDRLYVGIEVGALLVSEDGGNSFRALPVDPDPAEVDMHRIAVHPDRPGRIIVSNGLVGMMESHDDGASWQRNAFAAELDYPEPMVAHPDQPDLIFVGGAVGWPPHWYRLGRARGRIARSIDGGKSWTTLLGGLPNGQRAMWGGLTLEAWSDGYALYAADTDGQVFASRDGGESWCMIAEVAPVSKGDFYRGLAKGRPRIANVDDMMFFDAAKERMGKVEV
- a CDS encoding alpha/beta fold hydrolase gives rise to the protein MPFASIRGTSLYHEVLGEDGPWVMLSPGGRRSLDEMRDIAGVIADGGCRVLLHDRRNTGRSGVSIEDTASEFEVWADDAVALMRGLGAEQAILAGSSSGCRMSILMALRHPGIARALFLMRPTGGEFAVRRLARRYYTIFIEAAERGGMAEVIRTDHFRDLVEAEPTRADTLLAVPPERFIRIMRQWRDSLEQGLHTPILGATEAELRQLDLPTCIVPGNDNTHSRATGLLLAGIMPDAELDELETRHQDVDIVPMTAWLDAETLGRSLLGFVRRRALTGEAVT